The region GTCAAATAAATTGCATGTAATAAATCGAGTAATAGCCTTATTAGCTATGTTATGCATTGTAACTGGGCTTTTTGGAAATCAGGTATCTGCTGCAAAAGTAACAATAGCAAAGGAATTAAAAATCGGGCAATATGTTACATTTGGAACCTATAATAAGGAGCCTATTCTTTGGAGAGTTATTGATCTGGACAAAGGGGGAAATCCATTGCTCTATGCAGAAAATATTCTAACCTATAAGGCTTTTGATGATCAGCTATGGGTTGCCAATACTGCAAAGAACTATGGAAACAATTACTGGGCATCCAGTGATTTACGAGCGTGGCTAAATGGTGTTGGTGATGAAATCGCTTATGATGCATCTGGTGCACCGAAGTCCGGGACTACAAAGGATGGGTGGAATGCCTATGATGAGGAACAAGGATTTTTAACAGAGTTTACCAAAGAAGAACAGGATGCGATTGTGTTAATGAAACATAAGCAATTGATTGATGAGGTAAATAGCACTGCATCTTCTGTTGAGAACAAGGATGCTAAATTGCACCGCTATGAGAGTAATATAAAGGATTGTTTAACAAACTATGAGGTAGCAAGATATTTAATCACAGAAGAAAAGGTATTTTTACTAGACATTAAAGAATTTTACACCTTGGTATATCAAGCTGGTTTTCCAGTAATAAAAGAACCAACAAAGAGTGCGAAAGAAAAAAATGAAGCCAAGAGTACTCTAGCATTCTCTCCCTATTGGCTTAGGACACCTCGCGCGAGTTATGCAGAAGAGACTGCAGATCCTAAGTATGGCGGGGTATCTGCAAAACCGGATGGAGCGAGTGTTCGGGTGGTGTACGGAAAAGACTACATCCTTGCAAAAGATGCTTATGATGGAAGTGTTGGTGTAATACCAGCCTTATATTTAGATAAGGATTATGTGTTATCCCAGGGGAATGGCACAGTAACTTCTCCATATCATAACCAGAGAAAAAAATAGGAGAATGAGGAATATAGCAGTATTAAAAAGATAAAGAAAGTGCCATCAGAGAATAAAAATAACTTCACTGGTGGCACTTCTCCATAGGTGAAAGATAAATTCGTTTTATTTCAAAATTCAGATGATAAAATATATCTTATTTCTATCCATCCAAGCGCAGATTTCCTATTGTGATTTCTTCTCCCGTATTGATTGCCTTCTCAAGTGCCTCCAATAATAAGACGGGACGAAGAAGGCTGTCAAAGTCCTCTGGCATCTGTCCTTTTTTAAGTGCATCCACGTATTTTTGAAAGCCTTGACGATAGACAGTTGAGATGTTTATAGGGTGAGTGATTACCTTGTCTCCGGAGTATATAGTTGCAAAGAATTCAGAAACTTCTGCAAAATGTATTGTTACTGCAAAATCCTCGTATTTAAAAAGTGCAATCAAATTACCACAGTGTACATCGGTTTTCACGCTGATTGGATTTTTACCAAAGATCGTAGTCATTATTTCAATAGCATGACCTCCATAAAAATAGATACCTCCATAAGGACTTACTAATTCTCCGGGAAAATTAAAATTTGCAGAGATAACAGATTGATTTTGGTGCAAATGTTGAAATTCTTGTTGTAAGGTGAGTACATCCGGACAATATTTGCAGGTGGAACCACCAGCGAGGAGAGTATTATTTTTTTTTGCTGCATCAATCAAGTGGATAGCTTCTGACGGAAGAATGGTAAAGGGCTTATCCACCCAGGTTGGGATACCAGCTTCAATAAATGGCAGTGCATGCTTATAGTGCAGATTACCATGTCGAAATACTACCATAACGGCATCTACATGAGAGAACATATCTATTGGGTGTTCCACAATTGTATCAATCTGACCTTCTCTGGCAACCACCTGCGTCCTTTCTTTATCAAGCCCATAAATAGAAGTTACCCGAACATCATCATAAAGATAATTACCTGCCTCATCTGGCAGGTTTGCAAGCTTCGAGAATGCCAATGCATGAGAGTTGTCGGAGCCTAGAATACCGATTCGTATCATAATGTTAACGTCCTTTCTATAGAAATAGAACAATTATAATAACCAATTACAAAAGCCTCTAATTATGTATAGAAAAGAGTCTTATGAATTAGCGTAGGGAAAATGAAGAGTGTATAATTTTATCTCTTAACTTAGATTTAGATAAACAGTCCTGATTCTATCTAAACGTTAATAAACACAATAGCAAGTACTCCTAGAAGGATACCAATTTTACCACGGTTAGATAACTTCTCTTTAAAAAATAGCGTTGAAATTATGGTAATGCCGAGGATAATACTGCCTTGTACGAGTGGAAACAGATAACTGCTGGGAATTTTCCCTGCTAAGCTTGTTAATAGCAAATTTCCAAGTAGAGAACCTGCTGCTAAGAACAAGATTGGTAATAAGTTAGTTTTTAGTTGCTTTACAGAGGATGAGGTCGTGATTTTTACCTCGCTTGCCTTTGACTTAGCAACCGGATAAGCAATAAAGTAGCAAAGAGAAGCAAAGGCAAATCCAAGGAGTATTAACCCAGAAGCTTCCGTGCCGTGTTGAAGCTGTTGATGAAGTTTTTGAACAATAGCAAGGCAACCATTACCTATAAACGTGAGAATACAATAAAAGAGCCATTGCTTTTTTTGTTTTCTATGAGTGGGGGAAACAGCTTCCTTTTTTGATTCTTTTGTAACATTAAGGAAGTAAAATGCCATCAGGAATAAAATGATAGCAATAAGGAGCGTCCACCGAAGTTCTTCTTTCAAAAAGAGAAGACCAAAAAAGGTAGGAAGCAGCATGCTAGAAGAAAAGTAGAATGCTGTGTAGGAAAGGGGGCCGCTGTTAATTGCCAGATTATAAAATAATATGGTAAAAGCAAATAAAAATCCAAAAAGAATACCAAACAAAATCGTGTTCTTACTTAGAGAAAAGGATTCCCTGGAGAACAATAAAAAGAAACTCATTCCGATACCTGCCACGAGTGTAAATACTCCATGGACCAGCATTTTTTGCGGAAGCGTATCTGCTTTCACAAACTTCATTGAGACTGATTGCAAGATGAAAAAGGTGATACTTAAAACCAAAAGTAGAGTTATCATAAAAACTCCCATCTATGCTCTTTAGCACATATTAATAAAGTTGTTTCAAAAACATTTTTCTTAAATAGTTCTTTTCATTTCTGTTAAATTTCTTCTTCCTTCTCTTTTAGCAGCGTATTCCATAGTAAGATATAATCCTCTTTTTTCTTTCTAGGAGAAGCACTTTTAATCTCTTTTGCGATGGAAGCTTCTT is a window of Lachnoclostridium phytofermentans ISDg DNA encoding:
- a CDS encoding EamA family transporter, which encodes MITLLLVLSITFFILQSVSMKFVKADTLPQKMLVHGVFTLVAGIGMSFFLLFSRESFSLSKNTILFGILFGFLFAFTILFYNLAINSGPLSYTAFYFSSSMLLPTFFGLLFLKEELRWTLLIAIILFLMAFYFLNVTKESKKEAVSPTHRKQKKQWLFYCILTFIGNGCLAIVQKLHQQLQHGTEASGLILLGFAFASLCYFIAYPVAKSKASEVKITTSSSVKQLKTNLLPILFLAAGSLLGNLLLTSLAGKIPSSYLFPLVQGSIILGITIISTLFFKEKLSNRGKIGILLGVLAIVFINV
- a CDS encoding DUF6273 domain-containing protein, whose protein sequence is MNRKSNKLHVINRVIALLAMLCIVTGLFGNQVSAAKVTIAKELKIGQYVTFGTYNKEPILWRVIDLDKGGNPLLYAENILTYKAFDDQLWVANTAKNYGNNYWASSDLRAWLNGVGDEIAYDASGAPKSGTTKDGWNAYDEEQGFLTEFTKEEQDAIVLMKHKQLIDEVNSTASSVENKDAKLHRYESNIKDCLTNYEVARYLITEEKVFLLDIKEFYTLVYQAGFPVIKEPTKSAKEKNEAKSTLAFSPYWLRTPRASYAEETADPKYGGVSAKPDGASVRVVYGKDYILAKDAYDGSVGVIPALYLDKDYVLSQGNGTVTSPYHNQRKK
- a CDS encoding Gfo/Idh/MocA family protein yields the protein MIRIGILGSDNSHALAFSKLANLPDEAGNYLYDDVRVTSIYGLDKERTQVVAREGQIDTIVEHPIDMFSHVDAVMVVFRHGNLHYKHALPFIEAGIPTWVDKPFTILPSEAIHLIDAAKKNNTLLAGGSTCKYCPDVLTLQQEFQHLHQNQSVISANFNFPGELVSPYGGIYFYGGHAIEIMTTIFGKNPISVKTDVHCGNLIALFKYEDFAVTIHFAEVSEFFATIYSGDKVITHPINISTVYRQGFQKYVDALKKGQMPEDFDSLLRPVLLLEALEKAINTGEEITIGNLRLDG